The Niallia circulans nucleotide sequence TCTTCTTAAGCAGTGAGGATATTACTGGATCAACGTTTATTTTCACTGAATTAAGCGCAGGGGAAATTGTTGGGGAGACAGCTCTTCAATTCACTCAAACTGGAGTGGAGTATGATGTAACTGCGGCAACTGACTGCGAAATTCTCTTTTTTCATAAAGAAAATATCGTTCAGCCTAATAAAGTCATTTGTGCGTTACGAGCAAGAATAATCGAAAACCTCTTTACACTGCTATTACAAAAAAACCAAGAGTTATATCATAAATTAGACATTGTTTCCCATAAAAATCTCCGCAACAAAATTCTGCATTATTTACATTTGCAGTCACAAAAATGTGATACCCAGCACTTTACGATTCCTTTTTCTCGAGAGGAGCTAGCCAATTATTTAATCGTGGACAGAAGTGCATTATCAAGAGAACTCAGTCGCATGCAGGATGATGGGTTGATTACATTTTCTCGAAATACATTTCAGCTTTTGTGAGTAATGATAGAGTGATACATAAAAACGGATGAAATGAGCCCATCCGTTTTTTTCAATATTATTGTAGTTTTTTGTAATCCCTATTTTGACGTTCCATTAC carries:
- a CDS encoding Crp/Fnr family transcriptional regulator, giving the protein MQNSFKILQNIDLFNGFSEEEIGESIHCLKGYTKKYQKREIIFSKEAPLPTFGIVLTGTIFLSSEDITGSTFIFTELSAGEIVGETALQFTQTGVEYDVTAATDCEILFFHKENIVQPNKVICALRARIIENLFTLLLQKNQELYHKLDIVSHKNLRNKILHYLHLQSQKCDTQHFTIPFSREELANYLIVDRSALSRELSRMQDDGLITFSRNTFQLL